In Capillimicrobium parvum, a genomic segment contains:
- a CDS encoding DMT family transporter, with amino-acid sequence MDIGLALLAALFFALGTVLQQKGGLDEPTTGSGAGLLVQMAKRPVWLAGICCDAIGFLCQFAALSIGRLAVVQPLLVFSVVFALPLGARLTGQRVRRIDVVAAVVVTVGLIAFLTIANPSGGRDDAPLREWLIAAGACAVVVIPLLMASRRLATAPKAAVLGTATGVLFGLSAALTDVTGHRFDDGVLEVFTSWPLYALIVVGYISMTLSQMSLNTGALAPAVATQMAFDPIVSVVLAVTLLQESLHETTLGWIATLIALGAALAGMVVLARTQEGTVVAKPGSGSAVAGTAAAPAGG; translated from the coding sequence GTGGACATCGGCCTCGCGCTCCTCGCCGCGCTGTTCTTCGCGCTCGGCACGGTCCTGCAGCAGAAGGGCGGCCTGGACGAGCCGACCACCGGATCGGGCGCCGGCCTGCTCGTCCAGATGGCCAAGCGGCCGGTCTGGCTGGCCGGCATCTGCTGCGACGCGATCGGCTTCCTCTGCCAGTTCGCGGCGCTGTCGATCGGCCGGCTGGCGGTCGTGCAGCCGCTGCTCGTCTTCAGCGTCGTGTTCGCGCTGCCGCTCGGCGCGCGCCTCACGGGACAGCGCGTCCGGCGCATCGACGTGGTCGCCGCCGTCGTCGTCACCGTCGGGCTGATCGCGTTCCTGACGATCGCCAACCCGTCGGGCGGACGCGACGACGCGCCGCTGCGCGAGTGGCTGATCGCCGCCGGGGCCTGCGCGGTCGTCGTGATCCCGCTCCTGATGGCGTCCCGGCGGCTGGCGACCGCGCCGAAGGCCGCCGTCCTGGGCACGGCGACCGGCGTCCTGTTCGGGCTGAGCGCCGCGCTCACGGACGTGACCGGCCACCGCTTCGACGACGGCGTGCTCGAGGTCTTCACGAGCTGGCCGCTGTACGCGCTGATCGTCGTCGGCTACATCTCGATGACGCTCAGCCAGATGTCGTTGAACACCGGCGCGCTCGCCCCCGCGGTCGCCACGCAGATGGCGTTCGACCCGATCGTCAGCGTCGTGCTCGCGGTGACGCTGCTGCAGGAGTCGCTGCACGAGACGACGCTCGGCTGGATCGCCACGCTGATCGCGCTGGGCGCCGCGCTGGCGGGGATGGTCGTCCTCGCCCGCACGCAGGAGGGAACGGTGGTCGCCAAGCCCGGCTCAGGCAGCGCCGTCGCCGGGACCGCCGCCGCCCCCGCCGGCGGCTAG
- a CDS encoding GNAT family N-acetyltransferase, producing the protein MEPWPICDDAVLRPFAESDADELHAAIEANRDHLSEWLPWAPRQGRAQTLEFLRTAQRQAAANDGLQLAIVERGRIVGSAGFHTIDWPRRFTSIGYWLARDAQGRGLATRAVRACVVHAFGEWRLERIEIRAAPENARSRAIPERLGFRELGVLRGVERVGDRWVDHVVYELQAADWPRPLSDRPDAP; encoded by the coding sequence GTGGAGCCCTGGCCCATCTGCGACGACGCGGTCCTGCGCCCGTTCGCCGAGAGCGACGCGGACGAGCTGCACGCCGCCATCGAGGCCAACCGCGACCACCTGTCGGAGTGGCTGCCCTGGGCGCCGCGCCAGGGTCGCGCCCAGACGCTTGAGTTCCTGCGCACCGCGCAGCGCCAGGCCGCCGCGAACGACGGCCTGCAGCTGGCGATCGTCGAGCGCGGGCGGATCGTCGGCTCGGCCGGCTTCCACACCATCGACTGGCCGCGGAGGTTCACGTCGATCGGCTACTGGCTCGCGCGCGACGCCCAGGGCCGCGGCCTGGCGACGCGGGCGGTGCGTGCGTGCGTCGTGCACGCCTTCGGCGAGTGGCGGCTCGAGCGGATCGAGATCCGCGCGGCGCCCGAGAACGCGCGCAGCCGCGCGATCCCGGAGCGCCTCGGCTTCCGCGAGCTGGGCGTCCTGCGGGGCGTCGAGCGCGTGGGCGACCGCTGGGTCGATCACGTCGTCTACGAGCTGCAGGCGGCCGACTGGCCGCGCCCGCTCAGCGACCGGCCAGACGCTCCTTGA
- the lysS gene encoding lysine--tRNA ligase translates to MSTIDESAAESASFQESERAHRLQKLDALRARGIQPYPARFDRDTTAAVLHERYGDLAPGADAGVVVKAAGRVIGLRRHGGLDFADLRDETGTIQLLADRSVLGDGILRDFADLDLGDWVGVEGTVVVSQRGELSIRLAGFELLSKALRPLPDLRHGLTDAETRYRQRYLDLIANERTRQIFDIRSKVIATTRRVLTERGFREVETPVLLGQAGGAAARPFFTHHNALDLDMTLRIALELPLKRLIVGDMNRVFEIGRVFRNEGLDTRHNPEFTELEAYQAFGDYHDMMELTEAIVAASAMDALGTTVVQIEGRDVDLKPPWRRATMAELIKENAGVDMHPSMPVQDARAIADRLGVEWLEVWGSGKIMSEVYDASSEHLLVEPTFVMDHPRETSPLAKAHRDDPALVERFELVVAGRELANAYSELNDPVDQAERFRAEAVLQAGGDAEAEPVDDDYVQALEYGLPPTGGLGIGMDRLVMLLTGVETIREVILFPTLRPEAGAPEAQPAADGAGVTHVAAEAGEAGVIEPPAPPHAVEPPTFRAPTRRPVSLKPLSWLTGIVGLLSLLPSIPLIDWSFGIGNLLDRPSRAVTFVISVVIGIGLIAVARQLYLGRRRAWYIAVALFGVAAVVHLLKGPDPIPLLVDLAMLFALLWYRTDFRARSDPGSLADVLMFVPLYVAVVLTFGFASLLTQANHLEPRLGIGGGLKTIFGGLIGLNGTYTYKRELFNDFFPTALLALGIAGALILLYLLLRPLVQKVPPDESARRRADQIVRAYGRDTLAYFALRRDKSYFFSSDGRSLIAYAYVRGHAMVAADPVGPPEDTGRTLDEFLEFCRGNGWSVAFLAVREADAELYRERGMHVLYLGDEAVLHPDEFRLEGRRMKAVREAVNRVGREHSFELLHEDQAPPELVAQLNAISEMWRQGAEERGFTMELGEDVKGVNPDFRIALARDRSGEPAGFLRFIPAYDAQEMGYSLDLMRRKPDSENGLTEFLIANAAVALREEGVKRLSLNFAAWGRLLDSAQDAGVWGRVERRIARGLNPFFQIQSLRDFNAKFYPEWLPRSLVIDDLGALPKVALLYASVEGFLEVPVVGRFFVPPVRAAATGEAATPPAAR, encoded by the coding sequence GTGAGCACCATCGACGAGTCCGCCGCCGAGTCTGCCTCCTTCCAGGAGAGCGAGCGGGCGCACCGCCTTCAGAAGCTCGATGCGCTGCGGGCGCGCGGCATCCAGCCGTATCCCGCGCGCTTCGATCGCGACACGACCGCCGCCGTCCTGCACGAGCGCTACGGCGACCTCGCTCCGGGCGCCGACGCCGGCGTGGTGGTCAAGGCCGCCGGGCGCGTCATCGGCCTGCGCCGTCACGGCGGGCTGGACTTCGCCGACCTGCGCGACGAGACCGGCACGATCCAGCTGCTCGCCGACCGCAGCGTGCTCGGCGACGGGATCCTGCGCGACTTCGCCGACCTCGACCTCGGCGACTGGGTCGGCGTGGAGGGGACCGTGGTGGTCTCCCAGCGCGGCGAGCTGTCGATCCGGCTCGCCGGGTTCGAGCTGCTGTCCAAGGCCCTGCGCCCGCTGCCCGACCTGCGCCACGGCCTGACCGACGCCGAGACGCGCTACCGCCAGCGCTACCTCGACCTCATCGCCAACGAGCGCACGCGCCAGATCTTCGACATCCGGTCGAAGGTGATCGCCACGACGCGCCGGGTGCTGACCGAGCGCGGGTTCCGCGAGGTCGAGACGCCCGTCCTCCTGGGCCAGGCGGGCGGTGCCGCGGCGCGGCCGTTCTTCACCCACCACAACGCGCTCGACCTCGACATGACGCTGCGCATCGCGCTCGAGCTGCCGCTCAAGCGCCTGATCGTCGGCGACATGAACCGCGTGTTCGAGATCGGCCGGGTCTTTCGCAACGAGGGGCTCGACACGCGCCACAACCCCGAGTTCACCGAGCTCGAGGCCTATCAGGCGTTCGGCGACTACCACGACATGATGGAGCTCACCGAGGCCATCGTCGCGGCCTCGGCGATGGACGCCCTCGGCACGACGGTCGTGCAGATCGAGGGCCGCGACGTCGACCTCAAACCGCCGTGGCGCCGCGCGACGATGGCCGAGCTCATCAAGGAGAACGCGGGCGTCGACATGCACCCGTCGATGCCGGTGCAGGACGCGCGCGCGATCGCCGACAGGCTCGGGGTCGAGTGGCTCGAGGTATGGGGCTCGGGCAAGATCATGAGCGAGGTCTACGACGCGAGCTCCGAGCACCTGCTCGTCGAGCCGACGTTCGTCATGGACCACCCGCGCGAGACCTCGCCGCTGGCCAAGGCGCACCGCGACGACCCCGCGCTGGTGGAGCGCTTCGAGTTGGTGGTCGCGGGCCGCGAGCTGGCCAACGCCTACTCCGAGCTCAACGACCCGGTCGACCAGGCCGAGCGGTTCCGCGCCGAGGCGGTGCTGCAGGCGGGCGGGGACGCCGAGGCCGAGCCCGTCGACGACGACTACGTGCAGGCGCTCGAGTACGGGCTGCCACCGACCGGCGGGCTCGGGATCGGCATGGACCGCCTGGTCATGCTGCTCACCGGCGTCGAGACGATCCGCGAGGTCATCCTCTTCCCGACGCTGCGGCCGGAGGCGGGCGCGCCCGAGGCGCAGCCGGCGGCGGACGGCGCGGGGGTCACGCACGTCGCCGCCGAGGCGGGGGAGGCCGGCGTCATCGAGCCGCCCGCGCCGCCGCACGCCGTCGAGCCGCCGACCTTCCGGGCGCCCACCCGCCGGCCGGTGTCGCTGAAGCCGCTGTCGTGGCTGACGGGGATCGTCGGCCTGTTGTCGCTGCTGCCCTCGATCCCGCTGATCGACTGGTCGTTCGGGATCGGCAACCTCCTCGACCGCCCCAGCCGCGCGGTGACGTTCGTCATCTCGGTCGTCATCGGCATCGGGCTGATCGCGGTCGCCCGCCAGCTGTACCTGGGGCGGCGGCGGGCGTGGTACATCGCGGTCGCGCTGTTCGGCGTGGCGGCGGTCGTGCACCTCCTCAAGGGCCCCGACCCGATCCCGCTGCTCGTCGACCTGGCGATGCTCTTCGCCCTGCTGTGGTACCGGACCGACTTCCGGGCGCGCAGCGATCCGGGCTCGCTCGCCGACGTGCTGATGTTCGTCCCGCTGTACGTCGCGGTCGTGCTCACGTTCGGCTTCGCCTCGTTGCTGACCCAGGCCAACCACCTGGAGCCGCGGCTCGGCATCGGCGGCGGGCTGAAGACGATCTTCGGCGGGCTCATCGGCCTCAACGGGACCTACACGTACAAGCGGGAGCTGTTCAACGACTTCTTCCCGACCGCGCTGCTGGCGCTCGGCATCGCCGGCGCGCTGATCCTGCTCTACCTGCTGCTGCGGCCGCTCGTGCAGAAGGTGCCGCCCGACGAGTCCGCGCGCCGGCGCGCGGACCAGATCGTGCGCGCCTACGGCCGGGACACGCTGGCGTACTTCGCCCTGCGCCGCGACAAGAGCTACTTCTTCTCCTCCGACGGCCGCTCGCTGATCGCATACGCGTACGTGCGCGGGCATGCGATGGTCGCCGCGGACCCGGTCGGGCCGCCCGAGGACACCGGGCGCACGCTCGACGAGTTCCTCGAGTTCTGCCGCGGCAACGGCTGGAGCGTCGCGTTCCTCGCCGTGCGCGAGGCGGACGCCGAGCTCTACCGCGAGCGGGGCATGCACGTCCTGTACCTCGGCGACGAGGCGGTCCTGCACCCGGACGAGTTCCGGCTCGAGGGGCGGCGCATGAAGGCCGTGCGCGAGGCGGTCAACCGCGTCGGGCGCGAGCACAGCTTCGAGCTGCTGCACGAGGACCAGGCGCCGCCGGAGCTCGTCGCGCAGCTCAACGCGATCAGCGAGATGTGGCGCCAGGGCGCCGAGGAGCGCGGGTTCACGATGGAGCTGGGCGAGGACGTCAAGGGCGTCAACCCGGACTTCCGCATCGCGCTGGCCCGCGACCGCTCGGGCGAGCCCGCCGGGTTCCTGCGCTTCATCCCCGCCTACGACGCGCAGGAGATGGGCTACTCGCTCGACCTCATGCGCCGCAAGCCGGACTCCGAGAACGGCCTGACCGAGTTCCTCATCGCGAACGCCGCGGTCGCGCTGCGCGAGGAGGGCGTCAAGCGGCTGTCGCTGAACTTCGCCGCCTGGGGGCGCCTGCTCGACAGCGCGCAGGACGCCGGCGTGTGGGGCCGGGTCGAACGGCGGATCGCGCGCGGCCTGAACCCGTTCTTCCAGATCCAGTCGCTGCGCGACTTCAACGCGAAGTTCTATCCCGAGTGGCTGCCGCGGTCACTGGTCATCGACGACCTGGGCGCGCTGCCGAAGGTCGCGCTGCTCTACGCCAGCGTCGAGGGCTTCCTGGAGGTGCCCGTCGTGGGCCGGTTCTTCGTGCCGCCGGTGCGGGCGGCGGCGACCGGGGAGGCGGCTACGCCGCCAGCAGCTCGCTGA
- a CDS encoding amino acid permease — MANGNLDAIVAQAEHDRTRLDSNALGPVSLTALGIASVVGAGIFVTTGEAAAQYAGPAVVFSFLIAGLAAGVTALCYAELASMIPAAGSTYSYAYAVFGIFLAWFIGWDLLLEYLFAASTVAVGWAGYFDSMLRSAGIHLPDALVDPPFGDGSGVVNVPAMAIVFLTCGLLYLGTRESARANNALVALKLGALALFIGVGVFFVAGSNWKPFVPPNEGGFGEFGATGILRAAGVVFFAYVGFDAVSTAAAESRNPRRTIPIGLLGTVIVSTLLYVAIGTVMTGMVDYHQLNVPDPLAEAVRSAGSSLDWLETIINIAAVVGLAATVLVTFYGQTRIFMRMSSDGMLPDRLGKVSGRFQTPGQATLLCAVAGAIVAGLLPIDVLGDLVSIGTLLSFLIVCSGVVILRRRRPDLERPFRVPAVHLVAGTGIVCSVGLIATLPVTTWIRLVVWLLIGLLIFFTYAKPRSSARMAALAAGGGGGGPGDGAA, encoded by the coding sequence GTGGCGAACGGAAACCTCGACGCGATCGTCGCTCAGGCCGAGCACGACCGGACACGGCTCGACTCGAACGCGCTGGGGCCGGTCAGCCTCACGGCGCTGGGGATCGCGTCGGTGGTCGGCGCGGGGATCTTCGTGACGACCGGCGAGGCCGCGGCGCAGTACGCGGGGCCCGCGGTCGTCTTCTCGTTCCTGATCGCCGGACTCGCCGCCGGGGTGACGGCGCTCTGCTACGCCGAGCTGGCGTCGATGATCCCGGCCGCCGGGTCCACGTACTCGTACGCGTACGCGGTGTTCGGCATCTTCCTGGCCTGGTTCATCGGCTGGGACCTGCTCCTGGAGTACCTCTTCGCCGCGTCGACGGTCGCGGTCGGCTGGGCGGGCTACTTCGACTCGATGCTGCGGTCGGCGGGGATCCACCTGCCCGACGCGCTCGTCGATCCGCCGTTCGGGGACGGCAGCGGCGTCGTCAACGTCCCGGCCATGGCGATCGTCTTCCTCACGTGCGGGCTGCTCTACCTCGGCACGCGCGAGTCGGCCCGCGCCAACAACGCGCTGGTGGCCCTCAAGCTCGGCGCGCTGGCGCTGTTCATCGGCGTCGGCGTGTTCTTCGTCGCCGGGTCGAACTGGAAGCCGTTCGTGCCGCCCAACGAGGGCGGGTTCGGCGAGTTCGGCGCGACCGGCATCCTGCGCGCGGCCGGCGTCGTGTTCTTCGCCTACGTCGGCTTCGACGCGGTGTCGACGGCGGCGGCGGAGTCGCGCAACCCGCGGCGCACGATCCCGATCGGGCTGCTCGGCACCGTGATCGTCTCGACGCTGCTCTACGTGGCGATCGGGACCGTCATGACGGGGATGGTCGACTACCACCAGCTCAACGTCCCCGACCCGCTCGCCGAGGCGGTGCGCTCGGCCGGCTCGTCGCTGGACTGGCTGGAGACGATCATCAACATCGCCGCGGTGGTCGGCCTGGCCGCGACCGTGCTGGTCACGTTCTACGGGCAGACGCGCATCTTCATGCGCATGTCCTCCGACGGGATGCTGCCCGACCGGCTCGGCAAGGTGAGTGGACGCTTCCAGACGCCCGGCCAGGCGACCCTGCTGTGCGCCGTGGCCGGCGCGATCGTGGCCGGCCTGCTGCCGATCGACGTCCTCGGCGACCTCGTCTCGATCGGCACGCTGCTGTCCTTCCTCATCGTGTGCTCCGGCGTGGTGATCCTGCGCCGCCGCCGGCCGGACCTCGAGCGGCCGTTCCGCGTCCCCGCCGTGCATCTGGTCGCCGGCACCGGGATCGTCTGCTCCGTCGGGCTCATCGCGACGCTGCCGGTCACGACGTGGATCCGCCTGGTGGTGTGGCTGCTGATCGGGCTCCTGATCTTCTTCACCTACGCCAAGCCGCGCAGCAGCGCACGGATGGCGGCGCTAGCCGCCGGCGGGGGCGGCGGCGGTCCCGGCGACGGCGCTGCCTGA
- the xerD gene encoding site-specific tyrosine recombinase XerD, which translates to MTATAQPRAFEPLVLDFLAYLEFERGLSRNTLEAYRSDLLQVGAWMRPRGVDVMSATHADLAAFLTDLATGDPPERAPAANATLQRKAACLRSFYRHLRREEILDHDPTADLRAPRKDQRLPNVLSRDDVARLLAAPRGTDPAALRDRALLELMYACGLRASEAIGLTLADLDLEAGVLRAAGKGSKERLVPIGREAVNAVRIYVERGRPAFVGLAPEPHLFVNQRGAGLTRQGLYKIVQRHARAAGLDDRMSPHTLRHTFATHLLAGGCDLRSLQEMLGHADIATTQIYTHLSADRLKDVYFAAHPRATVAH; encoded by the coding sequence GTGACAGCCACCGCGCAGCCCCGAGCCTTCGAGCCCCTCGTCCTCGACTTCCTGGCCTACCTGGAGTTCGAGCGCGGCCTGTCGCGCAACACGCTCGAGGCCTACCGGTCCGACCTGCTGCAGGTCGGAGCGTGGATGCGCCCGCGCGGCGTCGACGTCATGAGCGCCACGCACGCCGACCTCGCGGCGTTCCTCACCGACCTCGCCACCGGCGACCCGCCCGAGCGCGCCCCGGCGGCGAACGCGACGCTGCAGCGCAAGGCCGCGTGCCTGCGCTCGTTCTACCGCCACCTGCGCCGCGAGGAGATCCTCGACCACGACCCGACCGCCGACCTGCGGGCGCCGCGCAAGGATCAGCGGCTGCCCAACGTGCTCAGCCGCGACGACGTCGCCCGGCTGCTGGCGGCCCCGCGGGGCACGGACCCGGCCGCGCTGCGCGACCGCGCGCTGCTGGAGCTCATGTACGCGTGCGGGCTGCGTGCGTCGGAGGCGATCGGGCTCACGCTCGCCGATCTCGACCTCGAGGCGGGAGTGCTGCGCGCGGCCGGCAAGGGCTCCAAGGAGCGCCTCGTGCCCATCGGACGGGAGGCGGTCAACGCGGTGCGGATCTACGTCGAGCGCGGCCGGCCGGCGTTCGTCGGCCTGGCGCCTGAGCCGCACCTGTTCGTCAACCAGCGCGGGGCGGGGCTCACGCGCCAGGGGCTGTACAAGATCGTCCAGCGCCATGCGCGCGCGGCGGGCCTCGACGACCGCATGAGCCCGCACACGCTGCGCCACACCTTCGCCACGCACCTGCTCGCCGGCGGCTGCGACCTGCGCTCGCTGCAGGAGATGCTCGGGCACGCGGACATCGCCACGACGCAGATCTACACGCACCTGTCGGCCGACCGGCTCAAGGACGTGTACTTCGCGGCGCACCCGCGCGCCACGGTCGCCCATTAG
- a CDS encoding NUDIX hydrolase, translating into MSERDFEAAGEPRTVWEGKVVSVDEVAFRFVEDGAVVEREIVRHPGAVATIPLEDDHVWLVVQPRQAVGEADMLEIPAGKLDVEGESPEANAQRELAEEVGKRAERFEHLKSFYTSCGVMDEEIHIYLATGLSDAGADADEEERIEVVAWPLDRLDDAIARSKDSKTLIGLLLLKERLAGR; encoded by the coding sequence ATGAGCGAACGCGATTTCGAGGCCGCCGGTGAGCCGCGGACCGTCTGGGAGGGCAAGGTCGTCAGCGTCGACGAGGTGGCGTTCCGCTTCGTCGAGGACGGCGCGGTCGTGGAGCGCGAGATCGTGCGCCATCCCGGCGCCGTCGCGACCATCCCGCTCGAGGACGACCACGTGTGGCTCGTCGTGCAGCCCCGGCAGGCGGTGGGGGAGGCGGACATGCTCGAGATCCCGGCCGGCAAGCTCGACGTCGAGGGCGAGTCGCCCGAGGCCAACGCCCAGCGGGAGCTCGCCGAGGAGGTCGGCAAGCGCGCCGAGCGCTTCGAGCACCTGAAGTCGTTCTACACGAGCTGCGGCGTGATGGACGAGGAGATCCACATCTACCTCGCCACCGGCCTCTCGGACGCCGGCGCCGACGCCGACGAGGAGGAGCGCATCGAGGTCGTGGCCTGGCCGCTGGACCGCCTCGACGACGCGATCGCCCGCTCCAAGGACTCCAAGACGCTCATCGGCCTGCTCCTGCTCAAGGAGCGTCTGGCCGGTCGCTGA
- a CDS encoding phosphopentomutase — translation MRRAAVVVIDACGAGALPDAGEYGDAGTNTLAHLAEAVGGLDLPVLGSLGLGSILPLRGVAPAAAPVVHGRLAAQGHGKDSTAGHWELMGVVSEAPAPTYPAGFPDEVVDALRRATGHEFVANRPANGIAVLDDFGEEHLRTGALILYTSQDSVLQIAAHVDRVAPDELYAVCAAARELVDVGRVIARPFEGRPGDFRRTAGRRDFALAPPRESYLDALRDAGVAVHAVGKVDDLFAGRGIDRAHPGATNEAALASTGRLLHELEGGLIFTNLIETDQVYGHRKDVDGFHRALREIDAEVGRWMAQLRRDDLLIITADHGCDPAAAHSDHTREHAPLLAVVQPDRPGFRHDGALADVGATVHRWLAGADAAGLPGRAFI, via the coding sequence ATGAGGCGTGCCGCGGTCGTGGTCATCGATGCCTGCGGCGCGGGGGCGCTCCCCGACGCGGGCGAGTACGGCGACGCGGGCACGAACACGCTCGCCCACCTCGCCGAGGCGGTCGGGGGACTCGACCTGCCGGTGCTCGGCTCGCTCGGGCTCGGCTCGATCCTTCCGCTGCGCGGCGTGGCACCGGCCGCCGCGCCCGTCGTGCACGGCCGGCTGGCCGCGCAAGGCCACGGCAAGGACTCGACGGCCGGGCACTGGGAGCTCATGGGCGTCGTCTCCGAGGCGCCCGCACCCACGTATCCGGCGGGCTTCCCGGACGAGGTGGTGGACGCACTGCGGCGCGCGACCGGGCACGAGTTCGTCGCGAACCGGCCCGCGAACGGCATCGCCGTGCTCGATGACTTCGGCGAGGAGCACCTGCGGACCGGGGCGCTGATCCTCTACACGTCGCAGGACTCGGTGCTCCAGATCGCGGCGCACGTGGACCGGGTCGCGCCGGACGAGCTGTACGCCGTGTGCGCCGCGGCGCGCGAGCTGGTCGACGTGGGGCGGGTGATCGCGAGGCCGTTCGAGGGGCGCCCGGGCGACTTCCGCCGCACGGCAGGGCGCCGCGACTTCGCCCTCGCCCCGCCGCGGGAGTCCTACCTCGACGCGCTGCGCGACGCGGGCGTGGCGGTGCACGCGGTGGGCAAGGTCGACGACCTGTTCGCGGGGCGCGGGATCGACCGGGCCCATCCCGGCGCGACGAACGAGGCCGCGCTCGCCTCGACGGGCCGGCTGCTGCACGAGCTCGAAGGCGGGCTGATCTTCACGAACCTCATCGAGACCGACCAGGTCTACGGGCACCGCAAGGACGTCGACGGCTTTCACCGCGCGCTGCGCGAGATCGACGCCGAGGTGGGGCGCTGGATGGCGCAGTTGCGCCGCGACGACCTGCTGATCATCACCGCCGACCACGGCTGCGACCCGGCGGCGGCGCACTCCGATCACACGCGTGAGCACGCGCCGCTGCTGGCGGTCGTGCAGCCGGACCGGCCGGGCTTCCGGCACGACGGCGCGCTGGCCGACGTCGGCGCGACGGTGCACAGGTGGCTGGCGGGCGCCGACGCGGCGGGCCTGCCGGGCCGCGCCTTCATCTGA
- the recO gene encoding DNA repair protein RecO, with product MKTEAIVLRSMRYGEADRILHLYTEDRGRVSAMAKGVRRARSRFGGRLEPFSRVALLLHEGRSDLMTVTGADTVAAHRRLRDSAATLDAAGRSCDAVSRLFETADPHPPVYHLLCHELALLDADPAAATLANQLAFRMKLLLAAGLAPQLTACASCGEREHLTGFSGAAGGVVCGACEASAFPLDEEAHRFMTDSIGRTLREAPDASPRALRQAERAIRETAEHHAHVRLRAASA from the coding sequence GTGAAGACGGAGGCGATCGTCCTACGCTCCATGCGCTACGGCGAGGCGGATCGCATCCTGCACCTCTACACCGAGGATCGCGGGCGCGTCAGCGCGATGGCCAAGGGCGTGCGCCGCGCACGCAGCCGCTTCGGCGGTCGCCTCGAGCCCTTCTCGCGGGTCGCGCTGTTGCTGCACGAAGGCCGCAGCGACCTGATGACGGTCACCGGCGCGGACACCGTCGCGGCGCACCGCCGGCTGCGCGACAGCGCCGCGACGCTCGACGCGGCGGGCCGTTCGTGCGACGCGGTCTCCCGCCTGTTCGAGACCGCCGACCCCCATCCGCCCGTCTACCACCTGCTCTGTCACGAGCTCGCGCTGCTCGACGCGGACCCGGCCGCCGCCACACTGGCCAACCAGCTCGCGTTCCGGATGAAGCTCCTGCTCGCCGCGGGCCTCGCGCCCCAGCTCACGGCGTGCGCGAGCTGCGGCGAGCGCGAGCACCTCACGGGCTTCTCGGGCGCCGCCGGCGGCGTGGTGTGCGGCGCCTGCGAGGCCTCGGCCTTCCCGCTCGACGAGGAGGCCCACCGGTTCATGACCGACTCGATCGGCCGCACGCTGCGCGAGGCTCCGGACGCGTCCCCGCGGGCGCTGCGCCAGGCCGAGCGGGCGATCCGCGAGACCGCCGAGCATCACGCGCACGTGCGGCTGCGGGCCGCGTCGGCGTAG
- the mutM gene encoding bifunctional DNA-formamidopyrimidine glycosylase/DNA-(apurinic or apyrimidinic site) lyase: protein MPELPEVETIRRQLAPVVEGRTLRELRIDDARWCRPLAPAELKAAVEGRRVERLDRRGKYLVWALEGDAFLLAHLRMTGTLLIDPPPGTRYERVRWRFAGDDDGPDIAFCDPRRFGTGELALGGDALDAFFAARVGVEPLGPEFTTDAMCAAARGRRAPIKAVLLDQRRIAGVGNIYADEALFRAQIHPLRPAGTVRRPQLDALRGAIVEVLNAGIGAGGATIDDFRHADGVEGAFQNEFLVHRRRGEPCPRCGTEIVKFVAAGRGTYACEHCQRPPRGVRRHR from the coding sequence ATGCCCGAGCTTCCCGAGGTCGAGACGATCCGCCGCCAGCTCGCGCCGGTGGTCGAGGGTCGCACGCTGCGCGAGCTGCGCATCGACGACGCCCGCTGGTGCCGGCCGCTCGCGCCCGCCGAGCTCAAGGCCGCCGTCGAAGGCCGCCGCGTCGAGCGCCTGGACCGGCGCGGGAAGTACCTCGTCTGGGCGCTCGAGGGCGACGCGTTCCTGCTCGCCCACCTGCGCATGACCGGCACGCTGCTCATCGATCCGCCGCCCGGCACCCGCTACGAGCGCGTCCGGTGGCGCTTCGCCGGCGACGACGACGGCCCCGACATCGCGTTCTGCGACCCGCGCCGCTTCGGCACCGGCGAGCTCGCGCTGGGCGGCGACGCGCTCGACGCGTTCTTCGCCGCCCGCGTAGGCGTGGAGCCGCTCGGACCCGAGTTCACCACGGACGCCATGTGCGCCGCCGCCCGCGGCCGCCGCGCGCCGATCAAGGCGGTGCTGCTCGACCAGCGGCGCATCGCCGGCGTCGGCAACATCTACGCCGACGAGGCGCTCTTCCGCGCGCAGATCCACCCGCTGCGGCCCGCGGGCACGGTCAGGCGCCCGCAGCTCGACGCCCTGCGCGGCGCGATCGTCGAGGTCCTCAACGCCGGGATCGGCGCCGGCGGCGCGACGATCGACGACTTCCGCCACGCCGACGGCGTCGAGGGCGCCTTCCAGAACGAGTTCCTCGTGCACCGCCGCCGCGGCGAGCCGTGCCCGCGCTGCGGCACGGAGATCGTGAAGTTCGTCGCCGCGGGCCGCGGCACGTACGCCTGCGAGCACTGCCAGCGCCCGCCGCGCGGCGTGCGCCGTCACAGGTAG
- a CDS encoding glutaredoxin family protein — protein sequence MNRVIVYSTDPCSFCSQAKALLSKRGIAFEEINLAKDPAGRVALHEKTGMMSFPQIVIDGEVVGGFRELVQADRSGRLSELLAA from the coding sequence ATGAATCGCGTCATCGTCTATTCCACCGACCCCTGTTCCTTCTGCTCGCAGGCCAAGGCCCTGCTCTCCAAGCGCGGCATCGCATTCGAGGAGATCAATCTCGCAAAGGACCCGGCTGGACGGGTCGCGCTGCACGAGAAGACGGGCATGATGAGCTTCCCGCAGATCGTGATCGACGGCGAGGTCGTCGGCGGGTTCCGCGAGCTCGTCCAGGCCGACCGCAGCGGCCGGCTCAGCGAGCTGCTGGCGGCGTAG